In the genome of Rhodoferax sp. BAB1, one region contains:
- a CDS encoding FAD-dependent monooxygenase, whose translation MHTDVLIAGGGIGGLAAGLACSRAGCHVRLYERAEAFGEVGAGIQMGPNVVRVLQSWDLDTALRQVAAFPDRLQVRHALSGADLGLLRLGQTTVQRYGAPYATIHRADLQQLLLKALQQRDAVWLHTGKTVNRYVETNGAVGLSLDDGLDVEGDVLIAADGLWSRMRTQLLNDGPPRVAGHLAYRAMLPQASLPAALRSQQVTAWLGPRLHVVQYPVRGGEWLNVVAIVHGHVHGGLEDWDHGANAADLQAALVHTCTALRDLIAAVPEWRLWVLCDRPPVSAADQMARGHVALLGDAAHPMRPYLAQGAGMAIEDAAELGRQVALVDGVLDVPTLLQRYALNRWQRNARVQARSIRNGEIFHLEGPMAWARDASLRLLGERLLDVPWLYQGP comes from the coding sequence ATGCATACCGACGTACTGATTGCTGGAGGTGGTATCGGCGGCCTGGCTGCCGGCCTGGCCTGTTCGCGCGCCGGCTGCCATGTCCGCCTGTATGAACGTGCCGAGGCCTTCGGCGAGGTGGGGGCGGGCATCCAGATGGGACCCAACGTCGTGCGCGTGCTGCAGAGCTGGGATCTGGACACGGCATTGCGGCAGGTGGCGGCTTTCCCCGACCGGCTGCAGGTGCGGCACGCCCTCAGCGGGGCCGATCTGGGTCTCTTGCGCCTGGGACAGACCACGGTGCAGCGTTACGGCGCACCCTATGCCACCATCCATCGGGCTGATCTGCAGCAACTGCTGCTGAAGGCCTTGCAGCAGCGCGACGCCGTCTGGCTGCACACCGGCAAGACGGTGAACCGTTATGTGGAGACGAATGGCGCCGTCGGCCTGAGCCTGGATGACGGTCTGGACGTGGAGGGGGATGTCCTGATCGCGGCCGACGGCCTGTGGAGCCGGATGCGGACCCAGCTCCTGAACGACGGTCCCCCGCGCGTGGCCGGGCATCTGGCCTACCGCGCCATGCTGCCGCAGGCCAGCCTGCCGGCCGCTTTACGCAGCCAGCAGGTGACGGCCTGGCTGGGGCCGCGTTTGCATGTGGTGCAGTACCCGGTGCGCGGCGGCGAGTGGCTCAACGTCGTGGCCATCGTGCACGGGCATGTCCACGGCGGGCTGGAGGACTGGGATCATGGTGCCAACGCCGCCGACTTGCAGGCTGCGCTGGTCCACACCTGTACGGCCCTGCGCGACCTGATTGCGGCTGTGCCCGAATGGCGCCTATGGGTGCTGTGCGATCGTCCGCCCGTGAGCGCAGCGGACCAGATGGCGCGCGGCCATGTGGCGCTGCTGGGGGACGCCGCACACCCCATGCGCCCCTATCTCGCCCAGGGCGCCGGCATGGCCATCGAGGACGCGGCCGAACTGGGGCGCCAGGTGGCGCTGGTCGATGGTGTGCTGGACGTGCCCACGCTGCTGCAGCGTTATGCCCTCAACCGCTGGCAGCGCAACGCGCGGGTGCAGGCGCGCTCCATCCGTAACGGCGAGATCTTTCACCTGGAGGGGCCCATGGCCTGGGCGCGCGATGCTTCGTTGCGTCTGCTGGGTGAGCGCCTGCTGGATGTGCCCTGGCTGTACCAGGGACCCTGA
- the argF gene encoding ornithine carbamoyltransferase, which translates to MNLKHYLKFTDLGADEYAYLFERAALIKKKFKAYEKHQPLTDRTLAMIFEKASTRTRVSFEAGMYQLGGSVVHLTTGDSQLGRAEPIEDSARVISRMVDLVMIRTYEQTKIERFAEYSRVPVINGLTNEYHPCQILADIFTYIEHRGSIAGKVVAWVGDGNNMASTWLQAAELLGFTVHISTPSGYEVNPAVAGVQSDCYKVFKDPMQACAGADLVTTDVWTSMGYEAENEARKKAFADWCVDADMMRAARSDALFMHCLPAHRGEEVEAEVIDGPQSVVWDEAENRLHVQKALMEYLLLGALT; encoded by the coding sequence ATGAATCTCAAGCATTACCTGAAGTTCACCGACCTGGGGGCTGACGAGTACGCCTATCTCTTCGAGCGCGCCGCGCTGATCAAGAAGAAGTTCAAGGCCTACGAGAAGCACCAGCCGCTCACCGACCGTACCCTGGCCATGATCTTCGAGAAAGCCTCCACGCGCACACGCGTGAGCTTCGAGGCCGGCATGTACCAGCTGGGCGGCAGCGTCGTGCACCTGACCACGGGCGACAGCCAGCTGGGCCGCGCCGAGCCCATCGAGGACAGCGCCCGTGTGATCAGCCGCATGGTCGACCTGGTCATGATCCGGACCTACGAGCAGACCAAGATCGAACGCTTCGCCGAGTACTCGCGTGTGCCGGTCATCAACGGCCTGACCAACGAGTACCACCCCTGCCAGATCCTGGCCGACATCTTCACCTACATCGAGCACCGCGGCTCGATCGCCGGCAAGGTGGTGGCCTGGGTCGGCGACGGCAACAACATGGCCAGCACCTGGCTGCAGGCGGCCGAGCTGCTGGGCTTCACCGTGCATATCAGCACCCCCAGCGGCTACGAGGTCAACCCGGCCGTGGCCGGCGTGCAAAGCGATTGCTACAAGGTATTCAAGGACCCGATGCAGGCCTGCGCTGGCGCCGACCTGGTCACGACCGACGTCTGGACCAGCATGGGCTACGAAGCCGAGAACGAGGCCCGCAAAAAGGCTTTCGCCGACTGGTGCGTCGATGCCGACATGATGCGCGCCGCCAGGTCCGATGCGCTTTTCATGCACTGCCTGCCGGCACACCGCGGCGAGGAAGTCGAAGCCGAGGTCATCGATGGCCCACAATCCGTGGTCTGGGATGAGGCTGAAAATCGCCTGCACGTGCAGAAAGCCTTGATGGAGTATCTGCTCCTGGGAGCCCTGACGTGA
- a CDS encoding lytic transglycosylase domain-containing protein has protein sequence MSSPAYRPFAVLLGLLVLLWQPAAQADVWAYVDDKGVPHFAAEQLDERYALYFTDQAPEGATRAGPVPMAPTRLHAFFEISPGYKSVRHLLREAAREHGIDYALLQALIATESGFDAAAVSPKGAVGLMQVMPATARGYGLEDQRRRPVARQLADARTNIQVGSRHLRRLLAKFPDRPDLALAAYNAGLKTVRRAGNQVPPYRETQNYVRTVLALYAVLKPAADKAAPRFLPPPERAEFARLDDLAEPGAALKQDKSY, from the coding sequence ATGTCCTCCCCGGCATACCGTCCTTTCGCGGTGCTCCTGGGCCTGCTGGTGCTGCTGTGGCAGCCGGCAGCGCAGGCCGACGTCTGGGCCTATGTCGACGACAAGGGTGTGCCGCACTTTGCGGCCGAGCAGCTGGACGAGCGCTACGCCCTCTATTTCACGGACCAGGCGCCCGAGGGCGCCACGCGTGCCGGTCCCGTGCCCATGGCGCCGACGCGCCTGCATGCCTTTTTCGAGATCTCGCCGGGCTACAAGTCGGTGCGCCATCTGCTGCGCGAGGCGGCTCGCGAGCACGGCATCGACTATGCGCTGCTGCAGGCCCTGATCGCCACCGAATCCGGTTTCGACGCCGCAGCCGTCTCGCCCAAGGGCGCGGTCGGTCTCATGCAGGTGATGCCGGCGACGGCGCGCGGCTACGGCCTGGAGGACCAGCGGCGCCGGCCGGTGGCGCGCCAGTTGGCCGATGCGCGCACCAACATCCAGGTCGGCAGCCGCCATTTGCGCCGGCTGCTGGCCAAATTCCCTGATCGGCCGGACCTGGCGCTGGCGGCCTACAACGCCGGCCTGAAGACCGTGCGCCGTGCCGGCAACCAGGTGCCACCCTACCGCGAGACGCAGAATTACGTGCGCACCGTGCTGGCGCTGTACGCCGTGCTCAAGCCGGCGGCCGACAAGGCCGCACCCCGTTTCCTTCCGCCGCCCGAGCGTGCCGAGTTCGCCCGCTTGGACGACCTGGCCGAGCCCGGCGCTGCCCTGAAACAAGACAAGAGTTACTGA
- a CDS encoding DNA topoisomerase IV subunit B, translating into MAVKPTPEYSEGSIRVLKGLEPVKQRPGMYTRTDNPLHIIQEVLDNAADEALAGHGKKIAVTLHADGSVSVEDDGRGIPFGLHPEEKAPVIELVFTRLHAGGKFDKGKGGAYSFSGGLHGVGVSVTNALGKRLEATSYREGKVAQLAFAGGDVVEPLSTRAAGAGDRKQGTTVRVWPDAKYFESAVLPMTELTHLLRSKAVLMPGVTVTLTVEKSKETQTWLYKGGLRDYLMQTLSADPVIPLFEGEGFADNNDTFAEGEGATWAVAFTEDGAPVRESYVNLIPTSAGGTHDSGLRDGLFTAVKSFIELHSLLPKGVKLLPEDVFARASYVLSAKVLDPQFQGQIKERLNSRDAVRLVSSFVRPTLELWLNQHVEYGKKLAELAIRAAQTRQRAGQKVEKRKGSGVAVLPGKLTDCESRDLAHNELFLVEGDSAGGSAKMGRDKESQAILPLRGKVLNTWEVERDRLFANTEIHDISVAIGVDPHGPNDTPDLSGLRYGKVCILSDADVDGSHIQVLLLTLFFRHFPKLIESGNVYVARPPLFRVDVPARGKKAASKAYALDEGELVAILDKCAKEGVAKERCQISRFKGLGEMNAEQLWETTLNPDTRRLLQVRLGTFDNLQTETEITKLMGKGEAAARRELMELHGDSVEVDI; encoded by the coding sequence ATGGCTGTCAAACCCACCCCCGAATATTCCGAAGGCTCCATTCGCGTCCTCAAAGGGCTGGAGCCGGTCAAGCAGCGTCCGGGCATGTACACCCGGACGGACAACCCGCTGCACATCATCCAGGAAGTGCTGGACAACGCAGCGGACGAAGCCCTGGCCGGTCACGGCAAGAAGATCGCCGTGACCCTGCATGCCGATGGCTCGGTGAGCGTCGAGGACGACGGCCGCGGCATCCCCTTCGGCCTGCACCCGGAGGAAAAGGCGCCAGTGATCGAACTGGTCTTCACGCGCCTGCACGCCGGCGGCAAGTTCGACAAGGGCAAGGGCGGCGCCTACAGCTTCTCGGGCGGCCTGCACGGCGTGGGCGTTTCGGTGACCAACGCCTTGGGCAAAAGGCTGGAGGCCACCAGCTACCGCGAAGGCAAGGTGGCGCAGCTCGCCTTTGCCGGCGGTGACGTGGTGGAGCCGCTGAGCACGCGCGCGGCGGGGGCCGGCGACCGCAAGCAGGGCACCACGGTGCGGGTCTGGCCGGATGCCAAATATTTCGAATCGGCCGTCCTGCCCATGACCGAGCTGACCCACCTGCTGCGCAGCAAGGCCGTGCTCATGCCCGGCGTCACCGTCACGCTGACGGTCGAGAAGAGCAAGGAAACCCAGACCTGGCTTTACAAGGGCGGCCTGCGCGACTACCTGATGCAGACCCTGAGCGCTGACCCGGTGATCCCCCTGTTCGAAGGTGAGGGTTTTGCCGACAACAACGACACCTTCGCCGAGGGCGAGGGCGCGACCTGGGCGGTGGCCTTCACCGAAGACGGTGCGCCGGTACGCGAGAGCTACGTCAACCTGATTCCCACCAGCGCCGGCGGCACCCACGACAGTGGCCTGCGTGATGGCCTATTCACCGCCGTCAAGAGTTTCATCGAGCTGCACAGCCTGTTACCGAAGGGGGTGAAGCTGCTGCCGGAAGACGTGTTTGCCCGCGCCAGTTATGTGCTCAGCGCCAAGGTGTTGGACCCGCAGTTCCAGGGCCAGATCAAGGAGCGCCTGAATTCGCGCGACGCGGTGCGTCTGGTCTCCAGCTTCGTGCGTCCGACGCTGGAGCTCTGGCTGAACCAGCACGTCGAGTACGGCAAGAAGCTGGCCGAACTGGCCATCCGGGCGGCGCAGACGCGCCAGCGCGCCGGCCAGAAGGTCGAGAAGCGCAAGGGCTCGGGCGTGGCGGTGCTGCCGGGCAAGTTGACCGACTGCGAGAGCCGCGACCTTGCCCACAACGAACTTTTCCTCGTCGAAGGCGATTCGGCCGGCGGCAGCGCCAAGATGGGCCGCGACAAGGAAAGCCAGGCCATCCTGCCGCTGCGCGGCAAGGTGCTCAATACCTGGGAGGTCGAGCGCGACCGCCTGTTCGCCAACACCGAAATCCACGACATTTCGGTCGCCATCGGTGTCGATCCGCACGGCCCCAATGACACACCGGACCTGTCCGGCCTGCGCTACGGCAAGGTCTGCATCCTGAGTGATGCCGACGTGGACGGCTCGCACATCCAGGTGCTGCTGCTCACCCTCTTCTTCCGCCATTTCCCCAAGCTGATCGAGTCGGGCAATGTCTACGTGGCGCGCCCGCCGCTGTTCCGCGTGGATGTGCCGGCGCGTGGCAAGAAAGCCGCCAGCAAGGCCTATGCGCTGGACGAGGGCGAGCTCGTTGCCATCCTCGACAAATGCGCCAAGGAAGGCGTGGCCAAGGAGCGCTGCCAGATCAGCCGCTTCAAGGGCCTGGGCGAGATGAACGCCGAGCAGCTGTGGGAGACCACGCTGAACCCCGACACCCGCCGCCTGCTGCAGGTGCGCCTGGGAACGTTCGACAACCTGCAGACCGAGACCGAGATCACCAAGCTCATGGGCAAGGGCGAGGCCGCGGCGCGCCGTGAATTGATGGAACTGCACGGCGACTCGGTGGAGGTGGACATCTGA
- a CDS encoding aspartate aminotransferase family protein yields the protein MNAAAPKQIEATSPHVMNTYGRVPIALSHGQGCRVWDINGKPYLDALAGIAVNTLGHNHPRLVPALQDQLGKIIHSCNYYHVPGQEQLAKKLVELSGMTNVFFCSTGLEANEAALKLARKFGHDKGISRPQIVVYEKAFHGRSIATLSATGNEKVQKGFGPLVEGFIRVPLNDIDALKKATAGNPDVVAVFFETIQGEGGVNAMRAEYLRQVRQLCDQNDWLLMIDEVQCGMGRTGKWFAHQWAGIQPDVMPLAKGLGSGVPIGAVVAGPKAANIFQPGNHGTTFGGNPLAMRAGVETIRIMEEDGLLENAAKVGAHLKAALAREFAGNPGVKDIRGQGLMIGVELAKPCGVLVNRAAEAGLLISVTADSVIRLVPALIMTPAEADEVVGLLAPLVKSFLAEA from the coding sequence ATGAACGCCGCCGCCCCAAAACAGATCGAAGCGACTTCCCCGCACGTGATGAACACCTACGGCCGCGTGCCGATCGCGCTGTCGCACGGCCAGGGCTGCCGCGTCTGGGACATCAACGGCAAGCCCTACCTGGATGCGCTGGCCGGCATCGCCGTCAACACCCTGGGCCACAACCACCCCCGGCTGGTGCCCGCGCTGCAGGACCAGCTGGGCAAGATCATCCACAGCTGCAACTACTACCATGTGCCCGGCCAGGAACAACTGGCGAAAAAGCTGGTGGAACTGTCAGGCATGACGAATGTGTTCTTCTGCTCCACCGGCCTGGAAGCGAACGAAGCCGCTCTGAAGCTGGCACGCAAGTTCGGCCACGACAAGGGCATCAGCCGCCCGCAGATCGTGGTGTACGAAAAAGCCTTCCACGGCCGCTCCATCGCCACGCTCAGTGCCACCGGCAACGAGAAGGTGCAAAAGGGCTTCGGTCCGCTGGTCGAAGGTTTCATCCGCGTGCCGCTCAACGATATCGACGCCCTGAAGAAAGCCACGGCCGGCAACCCGGACGTGGTGGCGGTGTTCTTCGAGACCATCCAGGGCGAAGGCGGTGTCAACGCCATGCGCGCCGAATACCTCCGGCAGGTGCGCCAGCTCTGCGACCAGAACGACTGGCTGCTGATGATCGACGAAGTCCAGTGCGGCATGGGCCGTACCGGCAAGTGGTTCGCCCACCAGTGGGCCGGCATCCAGCCCGATGTCATGCCCCTGGCCAAGGGCCTGGGCTCGGGCGTGCCGATCGGCGCGGTGGTGGCCGGCCCGAAAGCCGCCAACATCTTCCAGCCCGGCAACCACGGCACCACCTTCGGCGGCAACCCGCTGGCCATGCGTGCCGGTGTGGAAACCATACGCATCATGGAAGAGGACGGTCTGCTGGAGAACGCAGCGAAAGTCGGCGCCCATCTGAAGGCTGCCCTGGCGCGCGAGTTCGCCGGCAACCCCGGGGTGAAGGACATCCGCGGCCAGGGCCTGATGATCGGCGTCGAACTGGCCAAGCCCTGCGGCGTGCTGGTCAACCGCGCGGCCGAGGCCGGCCTGCTGATCAGCGTGACCGCCGACAGCGTGATCCGCTTGGTGCCCGCGCTGATCATGACCCCGGCCGAAGCCGACGAGGTGGTGGGCCTGCTGGCCCCGCTGGTGAAGTCTTTCCTGGCCGAGGCCTGA
- a CDS encoding DUF3579 domain-containing protein: MVSNAAKEVVILGLTRTGKTFRPSDWAERLAGVMSQFRPGGTLPGSHLSYSPWCVPNSLEGIKCVVVNRDLRDAEPMAWDFCINFARDNDLQVRERDAQGRPLT, encoded by the coding sequence ATGGTCTCCAACGCCGCCAAAGAAGTCGTCATTCTCGGTCTCACCCGGACCGGCAAGACTTTTCGCCCCAGCGACTGGGCCGAGCGCCTGGCCGGCGTCATGAGCCAATTCCGCCCCGGCGGAACGCTGCCCGGCAGCCATCTGAGTTACTCCCCCTGGTGCGTGCCCAACTCGCTGGAGGGCATCAAGTGCGTGGTCGTGAACCGCGATCTGCGCGACGCCGAACCCATGGCCTGGGACTTCTGCATCAACTTCGCCCGCGACAACGATCTGCAGGTGCGTGAGCGCGATGCCCAGGGCCGGCCTCTGACCTGA
- a CDS encoding MFS transporter, translated as MSTHNKQLSIAQVLICGAAIVTLSMGIRHGFGLWLQPVTQTQGWTRENFAFAMAIQNLTWGFAGIFAGMLADKFGAFKVIIGGAILYALGLIGMANAPTPLLFALSCGVLIGIAQAGTTYAVIYGVIGRNVSLEKRSWAMGVAAAAGSFGQFLMVPVEGWLISSLGWQQALMALGMAALLIIPLAWGLHEPSFAAGTTPKREQSILQALREAFAYPSFQLLMAGYFVCGFQVVFIGVHMPSYLKDHGLSPQVASYSLALIGLFNVFGTYIAGTLGQRLQKKNILAFIYFARSIAITLFLLAPLTPLSVYIFSAVMGLLWLSTVPPTNAIVAQIFGVAHLSMLGGFVFFSHQVGSFMGVWLGGYLYDKTGSYDIVWYIAIGLGIAAALVNLPVREAAIRRQPQAAQA; from the coding sequence ATGAGCACACACAATAAGCAACTCTCGATAGCCCAGGTGCTGATCTGCGGCGCCGCCATCGTCACCCTCTCCATGGGCATACGCCACGGTTTCGGCCTGTGGCTGCAGCCCGTCACCCAGACCCAGGGCTGGACGCGCGAGAACTTCGCCTTCGCCATGGCCATCCAGAACCTGACCTGGGGCTTCGCCGGCATCTTTGCCGGCATGCTGGCCGACAAGTTCGGCGCCTTCAAGGTCATCATCGGCGGCGCCATCCTCTACGCCCTGGGCCTGATCGGCATGGCCAATGCGCCCACGCCGCTGCTCTTCGCCCTGAGCTGCGGCGTGCTGATCGGCATCGCCCAGGCCGGCACCACCTATGCCGTGATCTACGGCGTGATCGGCCGCAACGTGAGCCTGGAGAAACGCTCATGGGCCATGGGCGTGGCCGCCGCCGCCGGTTCCTTCGGCCAGTTCCTGATGGTGCCGGTCGAAGGCTGGCTGATCAGCAGCCTGGGCTGGCAGCAGGCGCTGATGGCGCTGGGCATGGCCGCGCTGCTCATCATCCCGCTGGCCTGGGGCCTGCACGAGCCGAGCTTTGCGGCGGGCACGACGCCGAAGCGCGAGCAGTCCATCCTGCAGGCCCTGCGCGAGGCCTTCGCCTACCCGAGCTTCCAGCTGCTGATGGCCGGCTACTTCGTGTGCGGCTTCCAGGTGGTCTTCATCGGCGTGCACATGCCCAGCTACCTGAAGGACCATGGCCTCTCGCCGCAGGTGGCCAGCTACTCGCTGGCCCTGATCGGCCTGTTCAACGTCTTCGGCACCTACATCGCCGGCACCCTGGGCCAGCGCCTGCAGAAGAAGAACATCCTGGCCTTCATCTACTTCGCCCGCTCCATCGCCATCACGCTCTTCCTGCTGGCGCCGCTCACCCCCCTGAGCGTCTACATCTTCTCGGCCGTCATGGGCCTGCTGTGGCTGTCCACGGTGCCACCCACCAACGCCATCGTGGCCCAGATCTTCGGGGTGGCCCACCTCTCCATGCTCGGCGGTTTCGTCTTCTTCAGCCACCAGGTCGGCTCCTTCATGGGCGTCTGGCTGGGAGGTTACCTCTACGACAAGACCGGCAGCTACGACATCGTCTGGTACATCGCCATCGGCCTGGGCATCGCTGCCGCGCTGGTCAACCTGCCGGTGCGCGAGGCCGCGATCCGGCGCCAGCCCCAGGCGGCCCAGGCATGA
- a CDS encoding YkgJ family cysteine cluster protein produces the protein MSACTSCGACCSWCRVDFSSYELDENGGHVPAGLTVEVNGNTARMRGTDHWPPRCAALTGKLGEKVACGIYEWRPSPCREFEEGSEGCHRARAKVGLPPLPAS, from the coding sequence ATGTCCGCCTGCACCAGCTGCGGCGCCTGCTGTTCCTGGTGCCGCGTCGATTTTTCCAGCTACGAACTCGATGAAAACGGCGGCCACGTGCCGGCGGGCCTGACCGTCGAGGTCAACGGCAACACCGCCCGCATGCGCGGCACCGACCACTGGCCACCACGCTGTGCGGCGCTGACCGGCAAGCTGGGTGAAAAAGTAGCTTGCGGCATCTACGAGTGGCGTCCCTCGCCCTGCCGCGAGTTCGAGGAAGGCAGCGAGGGCTGCCACCGCGCCCGCGCCAAGGTGGGCCTGCCGCCCCTGCCCGCGTCCTGA
- the parC gene encoding DNA topoisomerase IV subunit A, translating into MDQPTLDLATDPAGDDALTLAHYAQRAYLEYALSVVKGRALPDVCDGQKPVQRRIMYSMARMGLGYSGPNSNTAARPVKSARVVGDVLGRFHPHGDQAAYDALVRMAQDFAQRYPLIDGQGNFGSRDGDGAAAMRYTEARLAKISTLLLDEIDEGTVDFQPNYDGSTEEPKQLPARLPFTLLNGASGIAVGLATEIPSHNLGEVAAACVALIKNPKLADSELVELLPGPDYPGGGQIISPTADIAEAYRTGRGSLKVRARWKIEELARGQWQLVVTELPPGVSTQKVLEEIEELTNPKVKAGKKALTSEQNLLKATVLAVLDVVRDESSKDAPVRLVCEPKTSRIEQQELITTLLAHTSLETSAPINMTLVGLDGRPTQKTLRQMLEEWIAFRQGTIARRSQFRLDKVLARIHILEGRQLVLLKIDEVIALIRNSDEPKPALIARFRLSDRQAEDILEIRLRQLARLEAIKIEQELKELREEQKKLEDILGSPAALRKLMVKEIEADAKVFGDARRTLIQAEKKAVAEVKVVDEPVTVIVSQKGWVRARQGHGHDAAGFAFKAGDGLYSTFECRTVDTLLAFGSKGRVYSVPVASLPGARGDGQPVTTLVELEAGTQLVHYFAGAASAWLLLSTSSGYGFLATVENMSSRQKGGKSFISCGEGDTVCRPSPANVPPQPPATHVVCASTGGRILSFEIGELKPMPNGGRGLMLIDLEPKDTLAGAAAYTRSVKIEGLGRGGKEREEPLEIRSLNNARAARGRKGKAADLGFKPTSVVRVE; encoded by the coding sequence ATGGATCAACCCACCCTCGATTTAGCCACCGATCCTGCGGGCGACGACGCCCTGACTCTGGCCCACTACGCGCAGCGCGCCTACCTGGAGTACGCCCTCAGCGTGGTCAAGGGCCGGGCCCTGCCCGATGTCTGCGACGGCCAGAAGCCGGTGCAGCGTCGCATCATGTACTCGATGGCGCGCATGGGCCTGGGTTACAGCGGGCCCAACAGCAACACGGCCGCCAGGCCGGTGAAAAGCGCCCGCGTGGTCGGTGACGTGCTGGGCCGTTTCCATCCGCATGGCGACCAGGCGGCCTATGACGCCCTGGTGCGCATGGCGCAGGATTTCGCGCAGCGTTACCCGCTGATCGACGGCCAGGGCAACTTCGGCAGCCGTGACGGTGACGGCGCCGCCGCCATGCGTTACACCGAGGCCCGGCTGGCGAAGATCAGCACCCTGCTGCTCGACGAGATCGACGAGGGCACGGTGGACTTCCAGCCCAATTACGACGGCTCCACCGAGGAGCCCAAGCAGTTGCCGGCGCGCCTGCCCTTCACCCTGCTCAATGGCGCCAGCGGCATTGCCGTGGGCCTGGCCACCGAGATCCCCAGCCATAACCTGGGCGAGGTCGCGGCGGCCTGCGTGGCGCTGATCAAGAACCCTAAGCTGGCGGACAGCGAGCTGGTCGAGCTGCTGCCCGGCCCGGACTATCCGGGAGGTGGCCAGATCATCAGCCCGACGGCAGACATTGCCGAGGCCTACCGCACGGGACGCGGCTCGCTCAAGGTGCGGGCCCGCTGGAAGATCGAGGAACTCGCGCGTGGCCAGTGGCAGCTGGTGGTGACCGAACTGCCGCCGGGCGTGAGCACGCAGAAGGTGCTCGAGGAAATCGAGGAGCTGACCAACCCCAAGGTCAAGGCCGGCAAGAAGGCGCTGACGTCCGAGCAGAACCTGCTCAAGGCCACGGTGCTGGCCGTGCTCGACGTGGTGCGCGACGAGTCCAGCAAGGACGCGCCGGTGCGTCTGGTCTGCGAGCCCAAGACCAGCCGCATCGAGCAGCAGGAACTCATCACCACCCTGCTGGCGCACACCAGCCTGGAGACCTCGGCACCGATCAACATGACGCTGGTGGGGCTGGATGGCCGGCCCACGCAGAAGACCCTGCGCCAGATGCTGGAGGAGTGGATAGCCTTCCGCCAGGGCACCATAGCCCGGCGCTCGCAGTTTCGCCTGGACAAGGTGCTGGCGCGCATCCACATCCTCGAAGGCCGGCAGCTGGTCCTGCTCAAGATCGACGAGGTCATCGCCCTCATCCGCAACTCGGACGAACCCAAGCCGGCGCTGATCGCGCGCTTCAGGCTGTCTGATCGGCAGGCCGAGGACATCCTCGAAATCCGCCTGCGTCAATTGGCCCGGCTCGAAGCCATCAAGATCGAGCAGGAGTTGAAAGAACTGCGCGAGGAGCAGAAGAAACTCGAAGACATCCTGGGCAGCCCGGCCGCGCTGCGCAAGCTGATGGTCAAGGAAATCGAGGCCGACGCCAAGGTCTTCGGCGATGCACGCCGCACCCTGATCCAGGCCGAGAAGAAGGCCGTGGCCGAAGTGAAGGTGGTGGACGAACCGGTGACCGTTATCGTCTCGCAAAAAGGCTGGGTGCGCGCGCGCCAGGGCCATGGCCATGACGCAGCGGGTTTCGCCTTCAAGGCCGGCGACGGCCTGTACAGCACTTTCGAATGCCGCACGGTGGACACGCTGCTGGCCTTCGGCAGCAAGGGCCGTGTCTATTCCGTGCCGGTGGCCAGCCTGCCCGGGGCGCGCGGTGACGGCCAGCCCGTGACGACCCTGGTCGAACTGGAGGCCGGGACCCAACTGGTGCATTACTTCGCCGGGGCGGCCTCGGCCTGGCTGCTGCTGTCCACCTCTTCGGGTTATGGTTTCCTGGCCACGGTGGAGAATATGAGCTCGCGTCAGAAGGGCGGCAAGTCCTTCATCAGCTGCGGCGAGGGCGACACCGTCTGCCGCCCCTCGCCGGCCAACGTGCCGCCGCAGCCGCCTGCCACCCACGTGGTCTGCGCCTCGACCGGCGGGCGCATCCTGAGCTTCGAGATCGGCGAGCTCAAGCCCATGCCCAACGGCGGCCGTGGCCTGATGCTGATCGACCTGGAACCCAAGGACACGCTGGCGGGTGCCGCGGCCTACACGCGCAGCGTGAAGATCGAGGGCCTGGGCCGTGGCGGCAAGGAGCGCGAGGAGCCGCTGGAGATCCGCAGTCTCAACAACGCACGCGCCGCGCGCGGTCGCAAGGGCAAGGCGGCCGACCTGGGCTTCAAGCCGACGTCGGTGGTCCGCGTCGAGTAA
- the rpsT gene encoding 30S ribosomal protein S20: MASGKPKKKNPRLASGRKRARQDVKLNAANTSLRSKYRTAVKNVEKAVLAGDKAKATELFGKMQAVVDTVADKGIFHKNKAARDKSRLSTKVKALAAA, from the coding sequence ATGGCATCTGGAAAGCCGAAGAAAAAGAACCCGCGCCTGGCGTCGGGCCGCAAACGCGCACGTCAGGACGTCAAGCTGAATGCAGCCAACACGTCCCTGCGCTCCAAATACCGCACCGCCGTGAAGAACGTTGAAAAAGCCGTTCTCGCTGGCGACAAAGCCAAAGCCACCGAGCTGTTTGGCAAGATGCAGGCCGTGGTGGACACCGTGGCCGACAAGGGCATCTTCCACAAGAACAAGGCTGCTCGCGACAAGAGCCGCCTGTCGACCAAGGTCAAGGCCCTGGCCGCCGCCTGA